The following coding sequences are from one Streptobacillus canis window:
- a CDS encoding hemolysin family protein, producing the protein MITLVFFSILSAFDTSFMYLNYIEKNHLKEVDEDNKRKVAKFLESLIRYKVVSNILNLLLIALYLKIVNFNLGIFLGSSITLFVISVVLLIVLQTFIKVIAKIDIYKTLIYTIDFIDVLMILLYPLVVIIEFLYKQINNIFNNGEDIGERDLTEEDIKNIISYANNNEVEKEEKEMIHSIFTFTDTTVKEIMTPRTSIVAYDQEEILNDVWDDIIEHEFSRIPLYKESIDDICGVMYTKDLLKYKDRNIKLKNLIKDVVYVPETVTLTDMLEFFRQKQQHMAIIIDEYGGTLGLITIEDLLEEIVGEIRDEYDIEEENFKSISENVYELLGETLVDEINEKYELNIEESEEYDTISGYIQYKLERVANENDKVINDDYIIQVLKVDNKKIEKVKLIIKR; encoded by the coding sequence TTGATAACTTTAGTATTTTTTTCGATTTTAAGTGCGTTTGATACAAGTTTTATGTATTTAAATTATATAGAAAAAAATCATCTAAAGGAAGTAGATGAGGATAACAAAAGAAAAGTAGCAAAATTTTTAGAAAGTTTAATAAGATATAAAGTAGTTTCAAATATTTTAAATCTACTACTTATAGCACTATATCTAAAAATAGTTAACTTTAATTTAGGAATATTTTTGGGTTCTAGTATTACACTTTTTGTAATATCAGTAGTACTATTGATTGTTCTACAGACATTTATTAAGGTTATTGCTAAAATAGATATATATAAAACATTAATATATACTATAGACTTTATTGATGTTTTAATGATATTACTTTATCCATTAGTTGTAATTATTGAGTTTTTATACAAACAAATAAACAATATATTTAACAATGGAGAAGATATAGGTGAGAGAGATCTTACTGAAGAGGATATCAAAAATATTATTAGTTATGCTAATAATAATGAAGTAGAAAAAGAAGAAAAAGAAATGATACACAGTATCTTTACTTTTACAGATACTACTGTTAAAGAAATAATGACACCTAGAACATCTATAGTAGCTTATGATCAAGAAGAAATATTAAATGATGTATGGGATGATATTATTGAACATGAGTTTTCACGTATACCTTTATACAAAGAAAGTATAGATGATATTTGTGGAGTAATGTATACTAAAGACCTTTTAAAATATAAGGATAGAAATATTAAATTAAAGAATCTGATTAAAGATGTTGTTTATGTACCAGAAACTGTAACATTAACAGATATGTTAGAATTCTTTAGACAAAAACAACAACATATGGCTATAATTATAGATGAATATGGAGGAACTTTAGGACTAATAACTATAGAAGACTTACTAGAAGAAATAGTAGGAGAAATTAGAGATGAATATGATATTGAAGAAGAAAACTTTAAATCAATTTCGGAAAATGTATATGAGTTATTAGGAGAAACATTAGTTGATGAAATTAATGAAAAATATGAATTAAATATAGAAGAATCTGAAGAATATGATACTATTTCAGGATATATACAGTATAAACTTGAAAGAGTAGCAAATGAAAATGATAAAGTAATAAATGATGATTATATTATACAAGTTTTAAAAGTTGATAATAAGAAAATAGAAAAAGTTAAACTTATTATCAAAAGATAG
- a CDS encoding helix-turn-helix domain-containing protein, giving the protein MMDLGQTLKNARERKGYSLREVEAKLNEKGISYAHTNIKRIEDGESNKTPIKVLAGLCEIYSLDKINIMNLAGANIDEFVELNDIVKKATLFFNDKSVNEEDKKKLLEVMNEMFYKSKFDK; this is encoded by the coding sequence ATGATGGATCTAGGACAAACTTTAAAGAATGCCAGAGAAAGAAAAGGATATTCATTAAGGGAAGTTGAAGCAAAATTAAACGAAAAAGGAATAAGCTATGCACATACTAATATAAAAAGAATAGAAGATGGAGAAAGTAATAAGACTCCTATAAAAGTTCTTGCAGGATTATGTGAAATTTATTCGTTAGATAAGATAAATATAATGAACTTAGCTGGAGCAAATATAGATGAATTTGTAGAATTAAATGATATAGTGAAAAAAGCTACATTATTCTTTAATGATAAGAGTGTAAATGAAGAAGATAAAAAGAAACTTTTAGAAGTAATGAATGAAATGTTCTATAAATCAAAATTTGATAAATAA
- a CDS encoding bifunctional 5,10-methylenetetrahydrofolate dehydrogenase/5,10-methenyltetrahydrofolate cyclohydrolase gives MTKSILDGRYVSNILYEKLREEYQELSEKIGRKAGLAFIKVGNDKASSIYLNMKTRKCDELGIYQETISFDENISESELILEIKKLNDNKKIDGILVQLPLPSHINYISIMSAISPNKDVDGFHPENVGNLLFKDKGIYSCTPQGIMELLSYYNIGIEGMDVVIIGRSNIVGKPLALMLINEGATVQVCNSKTKDLFHKVKQADILISATGVPRLIKGKDIKDGAVVIDVGISEFEGKISGDVDFDDVMINSNASFISPVPGGVGPMTIYSLIKNTISAFKLNNM, from the coding sequence TTGACTAAAAGTATATTAGATGGACGTTATGTATCAAATATACTGTATGAAAAATTAAGAGAAGAATACCAAGAGTTAAGTGAAAAAATAGGAAGAAAAGCAGGACTTGCATTTATTAAAGTAGGTAATGATAAAGCTTCAAGTATATATTTAAATATGAAAACAAGAAAATGTGATGAATTAGGTATATATCAAGAGACTATTTCTTTTGATGAAAATATATCTGAGAGTGAACTGATATTAGAAATCAAAAAATTAAATGATAATAAAAAGATAGATGGGATATTAGTTCAACTTCCATTACCTTCTCATATTAACTATATTTCAATTATGTCAGCTATATCACCTAATAAGGATGTAGATGGATTTCATCCAGAAAATGTAGGTAATTTATTATTTAAAGATAAGGGTATTTATTCATGTACCCCACAAGGAATAATGGAACTTTTATCATATTATAACATAGGGATAGAAGGAATGGATGTAGTAATAATTGGTAGATCAAATATAGTTGGTAAACCTTTAGCTTTAATGCTAATTAATGAAGGAGCTACAGTACAAGTTTGTAATAGTAAAACAAAAGATTTGTTTCATAAAGTAAAACAAGCAGATATTTTAATAAGTGCGACAGGAGTTCCAAGATTAATTAAGGGTAAAGATATTAAAGATGGAGCAGTTGTAATTGATGTTGGAATATCAGAATTTGAGGGTAAAATTTCAGGTGATGTAGACTTTGATGATGTTATGATAAATTCAAATGCTAGCTTCATTAGTCCAGTTCCAGGTGGTGTTGGCCCTATGACTATTTATTCATTAATAAAAAATACTATTAGTGCTTTTAAGCTAAATAATATGTAA
- a CDS encoding M18 family aminopeptidase, with protein sequence MDSKKLKAEFHDLEIKSFAREMIEFIDDSPSTYHVVGNCSTILSENDFERLEPTAKWELKKGGKYFVKRSNSTIIAFTIGENLDVNKGFKIFGSHTDSPGFRIKPNPVMTVNGVIRLNTEVYGGPILNTWFDRPLSIAGRVVVRTNDIFRPKTIKIKIEEPILTIPNLAIHQNREVNNGVKIDRQNDTLPIIGLVNESFEKDDFLLNLISEKFNIKKEDILDFDLYVYATEKGALVGINQEFISAPKLDNLVSVYSGLLGLVEAENADNQINVFVGFDNEEIGSATKQGADSNYLSNVLERIIYSLGMDRNTFLTMLSSSFILSADGAHAAHPAYLGKSDPTNLGKINEGVQVKISANQRYTSDGFSIAVVKQIIEGTDIKIQFFVNQSNEVGGSTIGPISSTHLDIDSIDLGVPMLAMHSVREVCGVQDLFYLKELAKEFFSKN encoded by the coding sequence ATGGATAGTAAAAAACTAAAAGCAGAATTTCACGACTTAGAAATCAAGAGTTTTGCAAGAGAAATGATAGAATTTATTGATGATTCTCCGAGTACATATCACGTGGTTGGAAATTGTTCAACAATTTTATCAGAAAATGATTTTGAAAGATTAGAACCAACTGCAAAATGGGAATTAAAAAAAGGTGGAAAATACTTTGTTAAAAGATCTAATTCAACAATAATAGCATTTACTATTGGTGAAAATTTAGATGTTAATAAAGGATTTAAAATTTTTGGTTCTCATACAGATTCACCAGGTTTTAGAATTAAACCAAACCCTGTTATGACTGTAAATGGTGTAATAAGATTAAATACAGAAGTTTATGGAGGACCAATTTTAAATACTTGGTTTGATAGACCTTTATCTATAGCAGGTAGAGTAGTTGTTAGAACTAATGATATATTTAGACCTAAAACTATTAAGATTAAGATAGAAGAACCAATTTTAACTATACCTAATTTAGCTATACACCAAAATAGAGAAGTAAATAATGGTGTTAAAATAGATAGACAAAATGACACTTTACCTATAATAGGATTAGTTAATGAAAGTTTTGAAAAAGATGACTTCTTATTAAACTTAATATCTGAAAAATTTAATATTAAAAAGGAAGATATTTTAGATTTTGATCTATATGTTTATGCAACTGAAAAAGGAGCACTTGTAGGTATAAATCAAGAATTTATTTCTGCACCAAAACTTGATAATTTAGTCTCTGTTTATTCAGGTTTATTAGGACTAGTTGAAGCAGAAAATGCAGACAATCAAATTAATGTATTTGTTGGATTTGATAATGAAGAAATAGGATCAGCAACTAAACAAGGGGCAGATTCAAACTACTTATCAAATGTATTAGAAAGAATAATTTATTCATTAGGAATGGATAGAAATACTTTCTTAACAATGTTATCATCATCATTTATCTTATCAGCAGATGGAGCACATGCGGCTCATCCTGCATATCTAGGTAAGAGTGATCCAACTAACCTTGGAAAAATTAATGAAGGTGTACAAGTTAAAATAAGTGCAAATCAAAGATATACATCTGATGGATTCTCGATAGCTGTTGTAAAACAAATAATAGAAGGAACTGATATTAAGATACAATTCTTTGTAAATCAATCAAATGAAGTTGGAGGTTCAACTATAGGGCCAATATCGTCAACACACTTAGATATAGATTCAATAGATTTAGGTGTACCAATGCTAGCAATGCACTCAGTTAGAGAAGTATGTGGAGTACAAGATTTATTCTATTTAAAAGAGTTAGCAAAAGAATTTTTCAGTAAAAATTAA
- a CDS encoding ubiquitin-like domain-containing protein, which translates to MHLDDGSNNINKKPRGIVNDFDVRELKKLIFENEKIEPKYQKLILGDTIIINDKKLKVSSIEDKKNG; encoded by the coding sequence ATGCATTTAGATGATGGGAGTAATAATATTAATAAGAAACCGAGAGGTATAGTAAATGATTTTGATGTAAGAGAATTAAAAAAACTAATATTTGAAAATGAGAAAATAGAACCTAAATATCAAAAATTAATTCTAGGAGATACTATAATTATAAATGATAAAAAACTAAAAGTATCTTCAATTGAAGATAAAAAAAATGGG
- a CDS encoding ABC transporter permease, with product MNDKRRFSLFFFVMVMIFFYLPIIMLILLSFNSSKGYEFKSFSLRWYIELFTKSPRLWQAFGRSIVIALTSSAVSVVIAILGAIGIKWYNFKVKSYVKVLNYIPLVIPDLIIGVSLLLFFNMNFAKIPLGMFTIFIAHTTFNIPFSLFILMSRLSEFDFSIVEASRDLGATELQTLNKVILPTMVPGIVSAFLMSLTLSLDDFVITSFVTGTNSDTLPIQIYSMLKFGVSPTINALSTILILGTLVLALSSRKLQKYMLS from the coding sequence ATGAATGATAAAAGAAGATTTTCTTTATTCTTTTTCGTAATGGTTATGATATTTTTCTATTTACCAATAATAATGTTAATATTACTTTCATTTAACTCAAGTAAGGGTTATGAATTTAAATCTTTCTCTTTAAGATGGTATATAGAACTATTTACAAAATCACCTAGACTCTGGCAAGCTTTTGGAAGAAGTATAGTTATTGCACTTACTTCATCAGCAGTTTCAGTTGTAATAGCTATTTTAGGTGCTATAGGAATTAAATGGTATAACTTTAAGGTTAAATCATATGTAAAAGTATTAAACTATATTCCTTTAGTAATACCTGATTTAATTATAGGGGTATCATTACTTTTATTCTTTAATATGAATTTTGCTAAAATACCTTTAGGTATGTTTACAATATTTATAGCACATACGACATTTAATATACCTTTTTCTTTATTTATATTAATGTCAAGATTATCTGAATTTGACTTTTCTATAGTAGAAGCTTCAAGAGATCTAGGTGCAACAGAATTACAAACTTTAAATAAAGTAATACTACCAACTATGGTTCCCGGTATAGTTTCAGCATTTTTAATGTCACTTACATTATCACTTGATGATTTTGTAATTACAAGTTTTGTTACAGGAACAAACTCTGATACTTTACCTATACAAATATATTCAATGCTTAAATTTGGAGTAAGTCCAACAATTAATGCATTATCAACAATATTGATACTTGGAACTTTAGTATTAGCATTATCAAGTAGAAAATTACAAAAATATATGTTGAGCTAG
- a CDS encoding ABC transporter ATP-binding protein — protein sequence MEKDDIIIKNVAKSFGGEKILKDVSLKIKKGEFFSILGPSGCGKTTLLRMIAGFIYPDSGEIIVNNERIDKLPPEKRNVNTVFQNYALFPTMSVYDNVAFPLKLKGIAKDEIEKEVTKYLELVGLLEHKNKMPENLSGGQKQRVAIARALIGKPDVLLLDEPLSALDAKLRQKLLIELDTIHDEVGITFVFVTHDQEEALSVSDRIAVMNKGDILQIGTPNEIYEKPNDEFIADFIGETNFLTGEITEVFENYALAKSDEIGEFKVELDKPVKPGDKVKLTLRPEKIKVDVKPPKENPKYKVLTGVVDEVIYSGFQSKLFIKVEGSNRIIRAFDQHREFLEEEELFVWKEKVYFYWNYEDAYLVEVF from the coding sequence TTGGAAAAAGATGATATAATAATAAAAAATGTTGCAAAGAGTTTTGGGGGAGAAAAAATACTTAAAGATGTAAGTTTAAAAATAAAAAAAGGAGAGTTTTTTTCTATACTTGGTCCAAGTGGATGTGGGAAAACTACACTTTTAAGAATGATAGCTGGATTTATATATCCTGATAGTGGTGAAATAATTGTTAATAATGAAAGAATTGATAAATTACCACCAGAAAAAAGAAATGTTAACACAGTGTTTCAAAATTATGCACTGTTCCCAACTATGTCAGTTTATGATAATGTTGCATTCCCTTTAAAATTAAAAGGTATTGCAAAAGATGAAATAGAGAAAGAAGTAACAAAATACTTAGAATTAGTTGGATTATTAGAACATAAAAATAAGATGCCTGAAAATTTATCAGGAGGACAAAAACAAAGGGTTGCAATAGCAAGAGCCTTAATAGGTAAACCTGATGTATTATTACTTGATGAACCACTTTCAGCACTTGATGCAAAGTTAAGACAAAAATTATTAATAGAACTTGATACTATACATGATGAAGTAGGTATTACTTTCGTCTTTGTAACTCATGATCAAGAAGAAGCTCTATCAGTATCTGATAGAATAGCAGTAATGAACAAAGGAGATATCTTACAAATAGGTACTCCAAATGAAATTTATGAAAAACCAAATGATGAATTTATCGCAGACTTTATAGGTGAAACTAATTTCTTAACTGGAGAAATAACAGAAGTATTTGAAAATTATGCACTTGCTAAATCTGATGAAATTGGAGAATTTAAAGTTGAACTTGATAAACCCGTAAAACCAGGGGATAAAGTTAAATTAACTTTAAGACCAGAAAAAATTAAAGTAGATGTAAAACCACCAAAAGAAAACCCTAAATACAAGGTACTAACTGGTGTAGTAGATGAAGTAATTTACTCTGGGTTCCAATCTAAACTATTTATTAAAGTTGAAGGTTCAAATAGAATAATTAGAGCATTTGACCAACATAGAGAGTTCTTAGAAGAAGAAGAATTATTCGTATGGAAAGAAAAGGTGTATTTCTACTGGAATTATGAAGATGCATATCTAGTGGAGGTGTTCTAA
- a CDS encoding adenine phosphoribosyltransferase, translated as MDKLQIQKLDEMIRSIPDFPEPGIIFRDITTALKDKEGLRLIIEDFTNRYKDQGIDYVLGADARGFIFGAAIAYNIGAGFVPARKSGKLPAETVRAEYSLEYGKNAIEIHKDAFEKGAKVLIVDDLLATGGTAKAMVDLVEELGAEVHELAFLIELVDLKGREVLEGKDVYSILKF; from the coding sequence ATGGATAAATTACAAATTCAAAAATTAGATGAAATGATTAGAAGCATCCCTGATTTTCCAGAGCCAGGAATAATATTTAGAGATATTACTACAGCTCTTAAAGATAAAGAAGGATTAAGATTAATTATTGAAGACTTTACTAACAGATACAAAGATCAAGGAATAGATTATGTATTAGGTGCAGATGCAAGAGGTTTTATATTTGGAGCTGCAATTGCATATAATATAGGGGCAGGTTTTGTTCCGGCAAGAAAATCAGGAAAACTACCTGCAGAAACTGTTAGAGCAGAATATTCATTAGAATACGGTAAAAATGCAATAGAAATACATAAAGATGCATTTGAAAAAGGCGCTAAAGTATTGATAGTTGATGATTTATTAGCAACAGGTGGAACTGCAAAAGCAATGGTAGATTTAGTTGAAGAATTAGGTGCAGAAGTACACGAATTAGCTTTCCTAATAGAACTTGTAGACCTTAAAGGTAGAGAAGTATTAGAAGGTAAAGATGTTTATTCTATATTAAAATTTTAG
- a CDS encoding SMI1/KNR4 family protein, producing MFENILKEVKENNIELLPPVSDEDIEKIEKIYNFRMPKCLQNLYKEGMPLNEYTINYADFSIENINKIKEYIKYYDEQWEMYCLNWPESLWGPEPEDEDERENEMERRFNEAEGLIPLTYKGYFISQVVDSDKTPVFHVACSDVIILDASISSFIKRFFIEKKLIDKNKEDDLSFKNQTFVKFWLEICYY from the coding sequence ATGTTTGAAAATATATTAAAAGAAGTAAAAGAAAATAATATTGAATTATTACCACCAGTAAGTGATGAAGATATAGAAAAAATAGAAAAGATATATAATTTTAGAATGCCTAAGTGTTTACAAAATTTATATAAAGAAGGAATGCCTTTAAATGAGTATACTATAAATTATGCAGATTTTTCTATAGAAAATATAAATAAAATAAAAGAGTACATAAAATATTATGATGAACAATGGGAGATGTATTGTCTTAATTGGCCAGAAAGTTTATGGGGACCAGAGCCAGAAGATGAAGATGAAAGAGAAAATGAAATGGAGAGAAGATTTAATGAAGCAGAAGGATTAATACCTTTAACATATAAAGGTTATTTCATTTCACAAGTAGTAGATAGTGATAAAACACCGGTATTTCATGTAGCTTGTAGTGATGTAATAATATTAGATGCTTCTATTAGTAGTTTTATTAAAAGATTTTTTATAGAAAAGAAACTTATAGATAAAAACAAAGAAGATGATTTATCATTTAAAAATCAAACTTTTGTAAAGTTTTGGTTAGAAATATGTTATTATTAA
- a CDS encoding DUF6290 family protein, with the protein MIIIPIKLSKEDEKIIKAYVKINNLDLSNFIRNIIINKIKEEYILEEKYLLETIEKNKHNEIYKHFELLDSLE; encoded by the coding sequence TTGATTATTATACCCATAAAACTTTCAAAAGAAGACGAAAAAATAATTAAGGCATATGTTAAAATTAATAATTTAGATTTATCAAATTTCATAAGAAATATTATTATAAATAAAATAAAAGAAGAATATATATTAGAAGAAAAATATTTACTTGAAACTATAGAAAAGAATAAACATAATGAAATATATAAGCATTTCGAATTACTTGATTCATTAGAATAA
- a CDS encoding ABC transporter permease — MARNDILQEKSVLRYLYFLPITIWMSVFFAIPTAIIVYFSFLKKGAYGGISSYTTFTLKAYKDIFASQDIFKIVLKTLNLSVVITLITILVAIPTAYFISRSKRKNLWLLLIVIPFWTNFLVRIFSIVALIGNNGILNRFLVKIFFLDKPLDLLYNRTAVIIISVYIFLPYAILPLYTAIEKFDFSLIDAARDLGASNFTAHMKIFLPGIKNGIITALVLTFVPAIGSYAVPDLVGGTDGIMLGNIIATRMFSLRDWPSASAISTLFILITSVFVWIGIKADKDGDE, encoded by the coding sequence ATGGCACGTAACGATATATTACAAGAAAAATCAGTACTAAGATATCTATATTTTTTGCCAATAACAATTTGGATGAGTGTATTCTTTGCGATTCCAACTGCAATAATAGTATATTTTAGTTTCCTTAAAAAAGGAGCATATGGTGGTATATCTAGTTATACAACTTTCACATTAAAGGCGTATAAAGATATATTTGCCTCACAAGATATATTTAAGATAGTCTTAAAGACACTTAATTTATCAGTAGTTATTACATTAATAACAATACTAGTTGCAATACCAACAGCCTATTTTATTTCTCGTTCGAAGAGAAAAAATTTATGGTTATTATTAATAGTAATACCATTTTGGACTAACTTCTTAGTTAGAATATTTTCTATAGTTGCATTAATAGGAAATAATGGGATATTAAATAGATTTTTAGTTAAAATATTCTTCTTAGATAAACCTCTAGATCTATTATACAATAGAACTGCGGTAATAATAATTTCTGTTTATATTTTCTTACCTTATGCAATATTACCTCTATATACTGCAATAGAAAAATTTGATTTTTCGTTAATAGATGCAGCAAGAGACTTAGGAGCAAGTAATTTTACTGCTCATATGAAAATATTCTTACCTGGTATAAAAAATGGAATTATTACAGCATTAGTATTAACATTTGTACCTGCTATAGGTTCATATGCAGTACCAGATTTAGTTGGAGGAACAGATGGTATAATGCTTGGAAATATTATTGCTACAAGAATGTTTAGCTTAAGAGATTGGCCATCAGCATCGGCTATTTCTACACTATTTATACTTATTACTTCAGTATTTGTATGGATAGGAATTAAAGCAGATAAGGATGGTGATGAATAA
- a CDS encoding Imm49 family immunity protein, with amino-acid sequence MLVSQKIREERIDLVVDNLNCAIKYEEERLKRILNKESLLIIGFIGKIYRFRGSKNLLFEKDLEKFKQDMYIYGKLCIMGSDSRGILRGGHVEFSETLMSNNKEIIDFLIRNLDVVAYENEKDKYIKSESYRFLSRTILLALKGDWEDVIRRSDIYLNNPSKSSYHKYVYLEFEFLKALALKDSLKMKETLEKMLEKKVAKKMLNDMSTAFDFYLHIFVIMYAKIAMYHGIDLGIDHEIAPKELINITPAKEYYEPYEFMKKFDLNTITKEEWLDWIFEYHYNVKELEREISMGLYI; translated from the coding sequence ATGTTGGTTAGTCAAAAAATAAGAGAAGAAAGAATTGATTTAGTAGTAGATAATTTAAATTGTGCAATAAAATATGAAGAAGAAAGATTAAAACGTATATTAAATAAAGAGTCTTTATTAATTATAGGATTTATAGGAAAAATATATAGATTTAGAGGTTCAAAAAATTTACTTTTTGAAAAAGACCTTGAAAAATTTAAACAAGATATGTATATATATGGGAAACTATGTATAATGGGTAGTGATTCAAGAGGTATACTTAGAGGAGGACATGTAGAATTTAGTGAAACATTAATGTCTAACAATAAAGAAATAATAGATTTTTTAATTAGAAATCTTGATGTAGTAGCATATGAAAATGAAAAAGATAAATATATTAAATCAGAATCATATAGATTTTTATCAAGAACTATATTACTAGCTCTTAAAGGTGATTGGGAAGATGTGATAAGAAGATCAGATATATATTTAAATAATCCCTCAAAATCTTCATATCATAAATATGTATATTTAGAATTTGAATTTTTAAAAGCATTAGCATTAAAAGACAGTTTAAAGATGAAAGAAACACTAGAAAAAATGCTTGAGAAAAAGGTAGCAAAAAAGATGTTAAATGACATGAGTACAGCATTTGATTTTTACTTACATATATTTGTAATAATGTATGCAAAGATAGCAATGTATCATGGAATAGATTTAGGAATAGATCATGAAATAGCACCAAAAGAATTAATAAATATAACTCCAGCAAAAGAATATTATGAACCATATGAATTTATGAAAAAATTTGATTTAAATACAATAACAAAAGAAGAGTGGTTAGATTGGATATTTGAATACCATTATAATGTAAAAGAATTAGAAAGAGAAATAAGTATGGGATTATATATCTAA
- a CDS encoding carboxypeptidase M32: MDKIIRLKEILEKNRAYEHAITILSWDLETEAPKNATLSISKTLATLTELSYLTLINDEVKEIVYGLNVENLNEIDRKLILNMRKKIFDKMSKIPVEVYSKYVELSTISTQKWGEAKRSNNLSIYASYLEEVIKYNKEFIKYRGYTGHPYNLLLSDYENELTVEIVDEFFKNIKDELTPFIKEVITKKREELKDIKSRFLAKPYPIDKQRELSKEVSEILRYDYNSGVIKESEHPFTTNTSNKDVRITTHYYENDPLSAIYSTIHETGHALYEQQISDIYQNNFLGGGVSMGIHESQSRIFENMFCKNDSFTKVLYDLMDKYFGMDITLDEFKLILNEVNTSLIRVEADELTYPIHVMIRYELEKEIFSDLEKVEDAEEIAKKWADKYEEYLGVRPMTYSEGILQDVHWSQGSFGYFSSYALGSAYSAQIYKAMEKDIDISKELENCNFENINNWLKEKIHQFGSFKDPKDVILNATGEEFSAKYYVNYLKNKFGKIYEIEVK, from the coding sequence ATGGATAAAATTATTAGATTAAAAGAGATACTTGAAAAAAATAGAGCATATGAACATGCAATAACAATTTTATCATGGGACTTAGAAACAGAAGCTCCTAAAAATGCAACTTTAAGTATTTCTAAGACTTTAGCAACTCTAACGGAACTTTCTTATTTAACTTTAATAAATGATGAGGTAAAAGAAATAGTTTATGGTTTAAATGTTGAAAATTTAAATGAAATTGATAGAAAATTAATATTAAATATGAGAAAAAAAATATTTGATAAAATGAGTAAAATACCGGTAGAGGTGTATTCTAAATATGTTGAATTATCAACTATATCTACACAAAAATGGGGGGAAGCTAAAAGAAGTAATAATTTATCAATTTATGCCTCTTATTTAGAAGAAGTTATTAAATATAACAAAGAGTTTATAAAATATAGAGGATATACAGGTCATCCATATAATCTTTTACTAAGTGATTATGAAAATGAATTAACTGTAGAAATTGTTGATGAATTCTTTAAGAATATTAAAGATGAATTAACACCATTTATCAAAGAGGTAATAACTAAGAAAAGAGAAGAATTAAAAGATATTAAATCTAGATTTTTAGCTAAACCTTATCCAATAGATAAACAAAGAGAATTGTCTAAAGAAGTTTCAGAAATATTAAGATATGACTATAATTCTGGAGTGATAAAAGAAAGTGAACACCCTTTTACTACTAATACAAGTAATAAAGATGTTAGAATAACTACACATTATTATGAAAATGACCCACTTTCAGCAATATATTCAACTATACATGAAACTGGTCATGCTTTATACGAACAACAAATATCTGATATATACCAAAATAATTTTCTTGGTGGAGGAGTTTCTATGGGTATACATGAATCTCAATCAAGAATATTTGAAAACATGTTCTGTAAGAATGATAGCTTTACTAAGGTATTATACGATTTAATGGATAAATATTTTGGTATGGATATTACTCTTGATGAATTTAAATTAATATTAAATGAAGTAAATACTTCATTAATAAGAGTTGAAGCAGATGAATTAACTTATCCAATTCATGTAATGATAAGATATGAATTAGAAAAAGAAATATTCTCTGATTTAGAAAAAGTAGAAGATGCAGAAGAAATTGCTAAAAAATGGGCAGATAAATATGAAGAATATTTAGGTGTAAGACCTATGACTTATTCAGAAGGAATATTACAAGATGTACACTGGTCACAAGGATCATTTGGATATTTCTCTTCTTATGCATTAGGTTCAGCTTATTCAGCTCAAATATATAAAGCTATGGAAAAAGATATAGATATATCTAAAGAATTAGAAAATTGTAATTTTGAAAACATTAATAATTGGCTTAAAGAAAAAATACATCAATTTGGTTCATTTAAAGATCCTAAAGATGTAATATTAAATGCAACTGGTGAAGAATTCTCAGCTAAATATTATGTAAATTACCTAAAAAATAAATTTGGGAAAATATATGAAATAGAGGTGAAATAA